From the genome of Raphanus sativus cultivar WK10039 unplaced genomic scaffold, ASM80110v3 Scaffold0768, whole genome shotgun sequence:
GTCCCAGTGTTGTGACTTACAATACTCTAATGGATGGTCTTTGCGAGTCAGGGGATTTGGATTCTGCTCTGCGTTATCTGTGATAGACTGTAAAGCCAGCTACTTATTCAGGGGAAACACACAGCTCTGAGCTATGGCCGGAATCGATCATTTGTTGTTGAAAACTCGTTACTTTACATAGAACTCATTCTTACCTGCAAGTATgacattattattatatacacaGTTAGAGGCAAGGAAGAATAGGACATAATGGGTGTTTGCAAGGAAGTTCGCACCGGGTGAAAGAAGATTCCTTTTGTAATTGTTTAATTCTTTTGAAAACAGTTTttgagaaaaagagagagtgTGTGAAACACATGTAACTTCATTGTAGGACATTTTTGGGAAGAAAGCTAAAGTGAATCTGCTTCTCTCTAGACTTTGAAGCATGTTTTAGGTTCAAACAGTAGAATGAGTGTTGTGGAATATTTCCAACTCAATTCCATTTCTAACTCAAGAAATAAAGTttgaaataaaagaatattctaaccattttttattttctattttgtagTGGAATAGAAAATTTGTTTACTTTATAAATGGAAAGATGAGTCTAATAACTCGAAACACAAGTATGACATCCTCCATTAAAAGATGGGTCTAATAAGTAGTTGATGAGTTCAAGTTAATACTAGAAATAGCAATCTACGAAGAACTCTACGACCATTGGACAAACCAAATCCGTGGCTAACTGATAGCTTCATAACAACATAGACATACAACAACAACTCAAAGGTGACGAAACCAACAACTAAGAGAGAATTAATTCCAATCAAAAGCTCTATCCACAACTAAAACATAGTTTTGTAACCGGAAAGAAAGAAGTAAAACCCCAAACAAATGAAGGTAAGTCTAAACCCAAAAGACATTTCAAACCAATTTCTTTATGTACTGTATgatattttttgaaaagtaaCCAGAAACATCAACTTATTTCTTAAAATTCATCCTTATCCATATGTCATTgaaatcttttttcttcttatgattcgtgaaatatttttatataaaaaatataccgCACCGCACTGTAACTAAtaacagaaatatatatatatatatatttatgtatttagaTGTTTTTGTTACTcgaatctaattatttattttgtttttttcttctctttatcCATTGTATcaccaaaattttatttcttcCAATAATTCCATTTTTAAGATCACTTTCTTAACCTATTTATCCTCTTTAAATTTTTACCttcacacacacatatatatatatatatattttttttttctaataaaattgtGAAACTGTGACCCACCAAAAAAAACCAACATCTCCTCTTACAAAGAAAAACCCAAACAAATGAAGATAAGtctaaaaaaacattttaaatcatGCTAGAAAAAACACATCAAAAACTCATAGATCAACCCAAAAACTCATAGTTCAACAAAAACACAGATCAAACTAAAACTATTTTCTTTACGTATAGTGTGATATCTTTTGAAAAGTAACTGGAAACATCATTTTTCTTTCACAAATTCATCATTATCTATAGTGtcatggaatttttttttccttcataTTGTGACTGCTGAAACttttttatatacatacactttcattgtttatattttattttttttctttagatgCTCCATTTTTATCTACCGTGTcaccaaaatttaattcttTCCGATCTATTTTTTTCGTTAATCCAGTTTTTATCTTTAGACGCTCCATCTTTATCTACCGTGTCACCGAAATCTTATTAGTTCCAATAATTCCATTTATTTTAGATTACCTTCTAAACATATGTATCCTCTTCAAAATTctcattttgagtttttaccattatatatgttcttttaccttcacataatttttcttttctattacaATTGTGAAACCCTAACCCACAAAACAAACCAACATCtcccctttttcaaaaaaaaaaaaaacgtaaaacCCTAGAAATGACCTCCTCTGACATGAATTCCAATTTAAACCGCCTTAGATCCATGGCTCTCGGCTCCTCATCCAAACAACCCGACCCTCCTCATCAGCAGGAACCGAGAGCCTCCCCAGAAACCCTCAACGCGAGATTGAAACTCCGGAGAACACCCAACGAAGAGCACGAGCCGGAGCACTATGAGGATCTGCAGCTCGGCTTCAACCCTTCTCTGTTCAGGTCCCTCGAGCGGTTCTTGCCCGAGAATCTCCTCGGTTCCACACGCATCGAGAAGGCTCGTGCCATGAGTGACCTTCTCCTCCGTTACTCGCCTGAAAGTGAACGAATACGGGTACAAAGTTTCGACCTTTTActtaattaaaaagataaaaagttacgacctttttttttctctcttgctCTGTTTCTTGTTTCTTGAATTTGTAAAACCcatttcgtttttattttttttggggaACAGGTTCAGAAGCATAGAGAGTACAGACAGAACATATTGTCTTCTTACCAGGTAAAAAACTGATTGTCTTCTTGTCTTGTCTTAATTGTGTGATTGTCTCGTTtaatcctctgttttttttttttttttttttaaacagcgTCTACATGAGGAGCTCTATACACTTGACCCAGCTAGCTTCTTCGTCCCTTCGTTTCTCAACGCCGTTAGCAACACATCGGAGGAGAATTTCAAAAGCGTGATTGCTCGTGTAGCTCCTGGGATCTACACTTTCGATATGTTTAAGCCAGAGTTTTGCCAAATGTTAATAGCAGAGGTTTTGACTTCtttttatgtgtgtgtgttgtgtTGTTTGTCTTTTCTCTGTCTGattctaaaactatatatatatatatatatatttttattctcaGGTTGAGAATATGGAGAAATGGTTCCATTATTCGAAATCCTCAATGATGAGACCAACCACTATAAACAAATTCGGTGTTGTTCTCGATGATTTTGGCCTTGACGCCATGCTCCAGAAGTTGCTTGACGACTTCATAAGTCCTATATCTcaaggttatatatatattttggggGATTTGTTTGCATtgatgtatgtatgtatatgcTTCATggggtttggttttgtttcttctgtCAGGTTTGTTCCCGGAAGTGTGTGGAACCGGTTTAGATTCTCACCATGGCTATGCTATTGAGTATGGAAAGTATAGGGACACTGATCTTGGTAAGTACTACTGGGAGAGGCGTCGGGTTTGATTTTTGGAGTGGTGGTgagaaaatttaaaacttttgattgttttttttaggGTTCCATGTGGATGATTCAGAGGTTACTTTGAATGTCTGTTTGGGTAATCAGTTTGCCGGTGGGGAGCTGTACTTTCGAGGTGTGAGGTGTGATAACCATGTGAATTCCGAAATCAAGGTACTAGTGAAAACCAACCCAATCAAgcaagttgttgttgttgttgtgccATTTAGTAGCTATCATCACTAGTGAGATTGATtcttagtttattttttttattttttttattactgtaGGAAAATTATGACTACTCACAGGTACCTGGTCAAGCCGTTCTTCATCATGGACGTCACCGGCATGGTGCTAGAGCTATAACTGCTGGACGCCTAGTGAACTTGGTTATGTGGTGTAGAAGGTAAAAAAGCCTTTTCACAATGATTTTTccaatcaaatgttttattaacCATCTCAAAAAGTGGTAAAAAGTTTTGTTCATGGGAATTTTCCATTGTCTTTCTCTCTTTATGCATAGCTCAACTTTTCGAGAGGCAAAGAGATACCAAAAAGATTCCTCAAGCTGGTGCGGAGGATGCAAACTTGAAAAACACAATAGGCAGCAAGCAGCAATTAAGGCTACTGTAGAGGTATATGTAATGCTACGAGCAATTGTTTTCCTTTTCCTcatgtggttgttgttgtttttgcaGGTGCTGAAGAGGAGAGGTGCAGAGAAGGCGCATGTTGAGCTCAGTTCAAAATCAACTGCACACTAAGATAAACTGGGATATGTCAGGAGAATCCATTTTCTTTGTATTATTTTCATTGGGCTATGTATGTGTAGAGGCAGTTGAAGTACCCTTTGTTTTAAAGGGTATAGTATTTTCTTTCATTTgtcctaaagaaaaaaaacaaattcattaGAGGGGAAGATTAGTTAAGTGATTATCAGCATTGTGTAACCGTAAAGACTTAGATGTAAAACACCCTTTGCTCTCTTTTATGCCCACTTCTTGGcttgagtaaaaaaaaaaacactcttgGTTAAACAAAAACTGATATGACCAGCTACGCCTTTTAGATTTGCTGGCATCTAATAGACCCAGCATTCTAAGGCAACCACTGGTAATTTTTTGATGCCTTACATACTTCTTTGAGCCACTCAAGTCAGTTAGACTTGTCTTTAGCTTGATACAATTTGTTATTTACCTCTGCAAATAGTTTCACCAATGAAGCTGAGAATTTTGAGCAAGGCAAGAGTAGTCTGCTGGCTCACTTCCGGCCTTCAcaggaaaaaaaagttttatgttCTCAATGTTTCTTGACAGTGTCTGAGATACTGAACCATGAACTTTCACCCGCGCTTTATACTTAGGctgtattttactttaaatataaGCTGAGAGTCACTCTCTATCTCTACCTGCACCAACATTATGGTTcaccttttatagttgtagggGTTTGCAGTTGCGTGTTTGTTTAGTCAAAATATACAGAGTTGTTTAAATCCTCTAATGATGTGTGTTTTCTTCCAGGAGGAGCCTCCACTCGCTAAGATAACTCGGGATAGTGCCAAGATAACTGTGGAGCAGGTGCATGGACTAATGTTACATACATTTTTTACTCATCCATCAAAAATGTGCAGTTTATCAAATATATCTTGTTCAATCAGTCCGAAAAAACTCCCAGCGACCCGTCAGATCCAGGGCCGATGAATATTACATCGTGGaagttggtgtttcttttgtttttgatctTGCGCAATTGCAAATGGTTTGATTTTTAGTAGCATTCGTTTAGTTGTAGACttggaaaatataatataattattgcAGTAGCTAttattgattgatttgcttTTATAAGTATCTCTAAGTAGTGGTGTTTTTCCTTTTCGTGTTTTGTCTTTGAATATTGTCTTGTCTCAATGGATGAGTCTGTTGAGGCAACAAACGATGGAGATGAAGAGGAATTGTATGTTTGGGGAATACGTCGGAGACTCGACTGAATCACATTTAGAAACGGCCACGTGCCTGCCAAGGAGAGAAAGAGCATACATTAGAAGACAGAAGAAAAAAGAGGCAGACGGTACGCCGGAGTCAACTAAGACGAGAATCGTCTCTTTCTAGGTGaaataaaatagagtttttttaggtttttttttttcacttttctGCACTATGTAAGTTTTTTCTACtgaatatgttttaaattaatttgtttttagaaaaatataactGTGTAATTAGAAGGTTAGAATGGGGTTAACATTAATATTCTAAGTGGACAAGAATATGATTGTAAAGGGACAATAGGTgagtttttttgttcttttttcttgGCAAAATTCACTTTCAAAtatatctactctattaaaataggtACTAAATATctaatttgcaaaaaaaaaaatagttggacCATTTTATTAGTTACTTAAcagataaaataaaacaagtatCTACACTATTAATACAAAATgtctatttttaaaagttaaaaaatcttCCTTAAAAGGtgccaaaaatattttagttacttTTAGATTCTGTCAAATTCTAATTCaactaaaatatattgtattatattaTCTATACTAATATTATAAACCATTATTTGAATAATGTTTCATATACAAATGTAAATAAGACCAGGTCTACTAATATTTGACATAAACTAACAATATAAACATGTCATTTTGTAATCTTAGATTTACAAATGTAAAtgcaaactatatatatatatatatattttaataatccAGGTTTTCGGAGGGAACTTGACTAAGTATCTTGGAGGATCATCTTTTTCATCCCATTTAAATTGATGGTGGTAAACAGAATTTAAACCCGAATCCGTATTGGAACCAAATTTTTCTCAAGACCATTGGTCGTCTTCGTTTGGTTTGCAAACTATgtataaatttaaactataatgaaataatttaaattttacatattttcaactAATTCCACTTAATTGAACATAATATAGATAATAGACAATATAGCTCatttgtaattttgaaaatactatATTTGCATTATAGTTAACTACACTTTTCTCTAATCAGAATTTTTCGGAATACTcatccaaatttttaatttgaatgcattttttattttaaaagcttctaaatAATACTACTTGATTTCTCTAAATCAGTATAAACTAATTTTCAAAGTAGCTaaaaaaaattttcaaagtagCTATATACCAAATGCATATCTTTTCTACCTTCTAAACTAGATCCACGGTATCTGATTTCAGCaagaaattttataactaatttatcacatataaaaaaatattattataaaattataatactaCATATTACATGAGACACATATTTTATTACAACCTGAAATGATAACTTGgctgaaaagacaaaaaaaaatcaaactttatACAAGTTAATTAGTTTTacggaaaaaataaaagaaagaaaattacgctaaataacatttttaccaTATTGAACAGACCTACCATATTAAACAGGCCGACCATCTACCAACAAGTTTCATAGGTCCTTTTCCATCTCTCTTCAGGTAAATTCCATCACTTTTAGTTTTAGCAATCCATATGCGTAACCCATTTTTACATGGAGGTGTCGGAGCTGATAATTCTACTATCAATGGATAATTAAACTGTCCTTTAAACAGAAAACAACTCTATTTTGGAACGTTCGCTTCGTCACGatatacatatttttcattaaattttaaagttccaTTTAAAGGAGAATGACGACCTTTTGTATACTTATCACATATATATCCCAAAATCTGGAATTTGGTAATACATCCATTTTTGATGTGACACATTTAGTGACTAATTTACGCCCGCAAGATCTCAGTTTTATTTTTACCAGAGTAGCTGCTACCATCATTACTTTCTCTCATCCTCCTATCCGTAAACCAACTTATGATCTTAAAAGATACAACACCCGacgtttacttttttttttatcaaacagctAAGTACATAGACTTTCTTCTTTAAAGAATCAAATATAGTATACATAAATATACATGAGACTCATATCTTATTACAATAATCTGGTGTATATGTATAGCTTCTAATACCAAGCTCGAAAGATAACTTGGCTGAAatgacaagaagaaaaaaactcaagTTTCATAaacattaattagttttaagggaaaacagaaggaaaaaaaaatcacattaatCGCCACCATTGTTTTGCCATCGACCAACTAGTTTCATAGGTTTTTTTCCATTTCTCTCAAAATAAATTCCATCGTTTTTAGCAATCCATGAGCGCAATCCATTTTTACATGGAGGTGTCGGAGCTGATAATTCTACTACCAATGGATAAATATAAAGTCCTTTAAGCAGAATACAATTCCATTTTGGAACGTTCGCTCCGTCACgatttacatatttttcattaaattttaagGTTCCATTTATAGGAAAAGTACGACCTTCTTTATACTTATCACACATATATCCCAGATTCTGACCAGAACCGAGTTTGTTTTGAACTTCTATCATGCCTATGTTGCAATTTTTTGTTGGTGGTAGCGCCTCACTCAATCCAGCATACATAGCAGTAACGgatacaaaaaatataagattcttcatcatttttttaaaccaaaaaaatatttttgaattagtATGAATCTGAGAACATCAAAGATGTAGTATTTAAACAGAAGTTACAGAACAAATTAAATGGCAAACATGTTTTTTCGCTTAATCACAAAGTAGCTTTAATGGATTtatctaaatttataaaaacatatataaaccaattattTATGTGGCCTGAAGAGAGTTCAATTGTTGAAAAGCAAGGCTGAACAATAAATATCAAACAATGTAAATTAgagaatctatatatataaagtagattTTTCTGGCTGCTCCTTCCGCCACGTCACCTAGGAGAGATGGGCAAAACGCGCCACGTCAGCACTTCTCTTTAACGATCAACAATTTGacttctctgtttttgtttggGTTAATAATTTGGTAGTTCATTGGGCCAATTCAGTAATTATCCATGTCAGACCCATATAATATTAGAGTTTATTCTGTGTCGACCTCAATCGAGGTCGCTCCTCTTTCATCACTCTTCGTCTCCTACAAACTCATAGGTAACCGTTTGAAGCTCTCTGTAAGGTCGTCCGTTTCTGTAATACATTTCTTTAGTTCTCATCATTTATTTCGAACCCACTACTAATCCCACTCTATCTGAATTAAATATCGTAATTATCATCAAAGGTAACCGTTTGAAGCTCTCTGTATAAATGGCTTCCTTCTCTGCGATGAATAGCCACAATTCTACGAGATCCCTAAGAAAAACTTCATCAAGCTTCGATTCCAGTAATGACTACTTTTTGCATGCTTCTTCGATTTTGGGAGGCTCCGAACGTCAAGAAAGGGGGAGAACTGATGAGTGTCAACATACTCTTCCTGGATAAGACGGTAACTCTGAtgattttatgtttcttatgaCTGTTGCGTACGGATTATGTGTTATTTTTGGTGTCTTcgtcatatacatatatgtccATCTGTTACTCAGTTTTTACGTCTTCTACGTTTCTTATAGGCGCTTGATGTGAAAAGAGGGTGAGCTCACCTTTCCAGCTTCTTGATGTTGTCTGTGTGATAAGCTTCTACAATCGTTTTAACTCACACTCATAACAAGCACTCTCTTATTGGTTTTGTTCACCTCTCTTCCAAGGTTCGTCCATCCCTGGAACACATTCAATCACCTTCGTTACTAGCATTAACCAATTTGCGGTAGGTTGCCCTCCGTTCCAAGAAAAAGATTGTCAGTGATAGTTTTTACCGTGCACTGTATCTAAACTTATACTTCCCTGCCATGAATTCTTCCAAGGCAAGCTAAATTTTAAAGCTTCTGCTTTCCTATGTTTCCGTCACGTCGTTTTACTTTTAGTTCATCACTGTCTTATTAGAATTTGGTGGATTGCAGAGTTGGTCTTACAGTGTTGGCGTATACTCCTTTAGTGATCTTGATTAGTAACGTAACACATAAAGAGTGACAGTGTCAAATCACTGTAATGATTATTTGCGTGTTATCTCTAAATTAAGATTAATCCTcctatacattaaaagagaagtcaattTAGTGATTTTTGCTTAGGTGGCATTCATAGAGAGCTTCTAAgattaattctcttaatcttattggttgaatttttgataatttctttttcatttattttttataatcgaccaaacattaccaaatttgaatccatataattaatacggtcttattaatatattatatttgatcgacacaaacattaccaaatttgaatccatataattaatacgGTCTTAACAATGACATACTTTATGGACAAGGCATTCATTTTAGAAATTTGGAAAGCTTAtcaaatatagaaattatagaaagattaataatattttatttcttacttttaatatttataaactataaaatataatgaacggaattttatataagataattataatagttttatactcTACTTGATGAATTTTATtcgaatataatatataataatgattttaaatattaaaaaaatccaaaaatgtttattaacattatttttaaattattatcgttgtttaaagaataaatttatcagaatccttatacattaaaagagaagtcactttagtgatttttgcTTAGGTGGCATTCATAGAGAGCTTCTTAAgattaattctcttaatcttattggttgaattttgataatttctttttcatttatttttataatcgaccaaacattaccaaattgaatccatataattaatacggtcttattaatatagtatatttgatcgacacaaacattaccaaatttgaatccatataattaatacgGTCTTAACAATGACATACTTTATGGACAAGGCATTCATATTAGAAATTTGGAaagcttctcaaatatagaaattatagaaagattaataatattttatttcttacttttaatatttataaactataaaatataatgaacgaaattttatataagataattataatagttttatactctacttgatgaattgtattcgaatataattatataataatgattttaaatattaaaaaatccaaaaatgtttattaacattatttttaaattatttatcgttgtttaaagaataaatttatcagaattttaaaataatttacagaatgttataaattatttataaaaaataaatttactatatattgaTTGAGAAGTCACATAAGTGATTTTTATTACGTGTCGACATAAATGAActcttaattattataattttattggccgattatttttaattttatttattataatccttctatatattaaaagaaagtaCATTTGCCAGCTGGCACTCTCACAGCCTTTCTCATAAGAATTCTATcgattctattggttgattttttagaatttctttttgattttttttccatcgACACTACTAAAAAGGGAAGCCCTCTAAATACTTAccttattttgtaatttcgaTATATCATTTAATTCATCGATCCCACTATAATAGAAAAGTACCATCGAATACTAATTgtaaggaaaaaataaattaatgacCAATTAACATCACTTTTCAAATGacttacataatattatttataactattatGGTAATTAATTGTCGAAAGTATGATATAAAgccattttattaattcaaataaatattttagattccaAATggtttacataatattattaataactatttatggtaactaattgttgaaaatatggtaataaagtcattttaatcaattcaaataaatattttggtttattattttatgtagtctatagatatataagaatataaagtcattttataaatcaaataatttattttaattcattgatcCCCCTTAAAGGAAAGTAACATTGAATACtaattgaaaaggaaaaaataatttaatcccCCTATTAACATTACTCGcgcaaaaatattagttaatacatgtaataattagtttccttattacaaatGGGAAGAATTCTGTTGATcttattgattgattttttagaatttatttttcgatttattttaatcatcgACACTACTAAAAACGAAATCACTTTAATACTTAACTTTTGTGTTTTCTCGATTCAAAGAACATCTTTTTGCGATCATTTCTCTGTTTAACTCATTAAAATACTCACAAATATTTTAGATCTCagagaaacaaaaattaattgaCAAGATATTTTCTCTACTAAAATCATgcattttaaaacttaatatttatggcGAGACTTGTCAACCAAAATCTTGTGCAATCTATTCACGAGATATTCTCTTAGCTTTATCAACAAGatattccaaaataatatacgttataaatataagatttattgagaatttatttaaaaattctacTTCTTAGCTTATCATGC
Proteins encoded in this window:
- the LOC108819214 gene encoding 2-oxoglutarate and iron-dependent oxygenase domain-containing protein ICU11 translates to MTSSDMNSNLNRLRSMALGSSSKQPDPPHQQEPRASPETLNARLKLRRTPNEEHEPEHYEDLQLGFNPSLFRSLERFLPENLLGSTRIEKARAMSDLLLRYSPESERIRVQKHREYRQNILSSYQRLHEELYTLDPASFFVPSFLNAVSNTSEENFKSVIARVAPGIYTFDMFKPEFCQMLIAEVENMEKWFHYSKSSMMRPTTINKFGVVLDDFGLDAMLQKLLDDFISPISQGLFPEVCGTGLDSHHGYAIEYGKYRDTDLGFHVDDSEVTLNVCLGNQFAGGELYFRGVRCDNHVNSEIKENYDYSQVPGQAVLHHGRHRHGARAITAGRLVNLVMWCRSSTFREAKRYQKDSSSWCGGCKLEKHNRQQAAIKATVEVLKRRGAEKAHVELSSKSTAH